The following proteins come from a genomic window of Desulfuromonas sp. TF:
- a CDS encoding xanthine dehydrogenase family protein molybdopterin-binding subunit has product MSKHDFAVIGKGVKRKDGPKKVKGEHEFADDIQFPLMLHGRIKRSDIAHGRIVKIDTSRAEALAGVKAVLVGAEAPIKYGIVPQVPTEYALAHQKVRFHGEPVAAVAAVDAETAEKALDLIEIEYEPLPAYTTPEEAMAEGATKIHEDNRFPGNIAYQADQNFGDVDEALRNSHYVLEKTFRTSYVNHVFMEPHCAVSKFDTNGELFIWSTTQVPHYLHRTLSKVLEMEMNQIHVKVTGVGGGFGGKGETSNNELISALLARKAGRPVKVAYSRKEVFLQHRGRHPIEMKLKVGVDEEGRITAIDYDGIMDGGAYGGWGLVILFYTAAMLHLPYDVKNVRFNARRIYTNKPTCGAMRGLGGVQPRFALESLLDQIAVDIGMNPYDLKKKNAIGLKHTTVSGQQVRHSEFRKCLDQAVELSGYKEKHGKLPFGKGIGLAGGYYISGTAYTLYMAYKPHSSAMIRVDTEAGVTVYCGATDIGQGSDTVLGMMAAEKFGLPFESIHVVSGDTSLAPFDLGTFASRVTVAAGSAVCKAADNILAKVMPVAAIQLGVRPEQLEARGGKIYSVYEPAKQIEFWKVIEKYIDAHGPLTATGDYTPPRRTGDFKGANIGHSPTYGFSAQCTEVDVDIETGEIRVVRVTEAGDCGQPINPVAVEGQVEGSIMMGMGQALFEELKVGKDGRLLNPSLHDYKIPTTADLPELKTTFVESYDPESPFGAKEAGEGPIQPVIPAIFNAVYDAIGVRFTEMPITPEKVLKALDEKKKQEENN; this is encoded by the coding sequence CACCTCCAGAGCCGAGGCGCTCGCCGGGGTCAAGGCGGTCCTGGTGGGGGCCGAAGCGCCCATCAAGTACGGCATCGTTCCCCAGGTACCGACCGAATACGCCCTCGCCCATCAAAAGGTGCGCTTCCACGGCGAACCGGTGGCGGCGGTGGCGGCGGTCGATGCGGAAACGGCGGAAAAGGCCCTCGACCTGATCGAGATCGAATACGAGCCCCTCCCCGCCTACACCACGCCCGAAGAAGCCATGGCTGAAGGTGCGACAAAAATCCACGAAGACAACCGCTTCCCCGGGAACATCGCCTACCAGGCGGACCAGAACTTTGGCGATGTGGACGAGGCTCTGCGCAATTCGCACTACGTTCTCGAGAAGACCTTCCGGACCAGCTACGTCAACCATGTCTTCATGGAGCCGCACTGCGCCGTGTCCAAATTCGACACCAACGGCGAACTCTTCATCTGGTCCACCACCCAGGTCCCGCACTATCTGCACCGGACCCTCTCGAAGGTCCTCGAGATGGAGATGAACCAGATCCATGTCAAGGTTACGGGGGTCGGAGGCGGCTTCGGCGGCAAGGGGGAGACCTCCAACAACGAGTTGATCTCCGCCCTGCTCGCCCGCAAGGCGGGACGCCCGGTGAAGGTCGCCTACTCCCGCAAAGAGGTCTTCCTCCAGCACCGGGGGCGCCACCCCATCGAGATGAAGCTGAAGGTGGGCGTCGACGAGGAGGGGAGGATTACGGCCATCGATTACGACGGCATCATGGACGGCGGCGCCTACGGCGGATGGGGGCTCGTCATCCTCTTCTACACCGCGGCCATGCTTCACCTGCCCTACGATGTCAAGAATGTGCGCTTCAATGCTCGCCGGATCTATACCAACAAGCCGACCTGCGGCGCCATGCGCGGGCTGGGCGGCGTTCAGCCCCGCTTTGCCCTGGAGAGCCTGCTCGACCAGATCGCCGTCGACATCGGCATGAACCCCTACGACCTCAAGAAGAAAAACGCCATCGGGCTGAAACACACCACGGTCAGCGGCCAGCAGGTGCGGCACAGCGAGTTCCGCAAGTGCCTCGACCAGGCGGTTGAACTTTCCGGGTACAAGGAGAAACACGGCAAGCTCCCCTTCGGCAAGGGGATCGGCCTGGCCGGCGGATACTATATCTCGGGAACAGCCTATACCCTGTATATGGCCTACAAGCCGCACTCCTCGGCCATGATCCGGGTCGATACCGAAGCCGGAGTGACGGTCTACTGCGGGGCCACCGACATCGGACAGGGGTCCGATACGGTTCTCGGCATGATGGCCGCCGAAAAGTTCGGTCTTCCTTTCGAGTCGATTCATGTGGTCAGCGGAGATACCTCCCTGGCCCCCTTCGATCTGGGGACGTTTGCCAGCCGGGTCACGGTGGCCGCCGGCAGCGCAGTCTGCAAGGCCGCCGACAACATCCTGGCGAAGGTCATGCCCGTGGCGGCCATCCAGCTCGGAGTGCGCCCCGAACAGCTCGAGGCCCGCGGAGGAAAGATCTACTCCGTCTACGAGCCGGCAAAGCAGATCGAGTTCTGGAAGGTGATCGAGAAATACATCGACGCCCACGGCCCCTTGACCGCTACCGGCGACTACACGCCGCCGCGCCGGACAGGGGATTTCAAGGGAGCCAATATCGGCCATAGCCCCACCTACGGATTCTCGGCCCAATGCACCGAGGTCGATGTCGATATCGAGACGGGAGAAATCCGGGTCGTGCGGGTAACCGAGGCTGGCGACTGCGGCCAACCGATCAACCCCGTCGCTGTCGAGGGGCAGGTCGAAGGCTCCATCATGATGGGGATGGGACAGGCTCTTTTCGAGGAACTCAAGGTCGGCAAGGACGGCAGACTGCTCAATCCTTCCCTGCACGACTACAAGATTCCCACCACGGCGGATCTCCCCGAGCTGAAGACAACCTTCGTCGAGAGCTACGATCCTGAAAGCCCCTTCGGCGCCAAGGAGGCCGGCGAGGGACCGATTCAGCCCGTGATCCCGGCGATTTTCAATGCGGTCTACGACGCCATCGGCGTGCGCTTCACCGAAATGCCGATCACTCCCGAGAAGGTCCTCAAGGCTCTCGATGAGAAGAAAAAACAGGAGGAAAACAACTGA
- a CDS encoding acyl-CoA dehydrogenase family protein — protein MKEKLAMGGEFLLTDAVNYHVFSPEDFSSEQRQIAETTEEFMRKEVLPDLDRIESQDFDLVLEKMRACADLGLFLVDIPEDFGGLELDKATSMLLAEKMAPAGSFSITYCGQTGIGSLPLVYYGTIPQKEQYLGKLTSGEWIGAYCLTEPDCGSDPLSARATAVLTEDGRHYILNGVKQFITNAAFADLFTVFAKIDGKLFSSFLVERSFEGVSVGPEEQKMGLKGSSTAQVLLQDVRVPVENLLGEAGKGHKIAFNVLNIGRLKLAATTTGVAKSAFAEASAYAGERKQFGRPIGDFGAIREKLADLAAATFASESVVYRVAGLLDDRIASLDRSAADYLDQYQKAIEEYAGECAIAKVFCSEVLAHVVDEVLQIHGGYGYIRDYPAERYYRDERINRIFEGTNEINRILIPTLLLRRAESGRLDLRGKVEEAKARAGAEKVQEVGGKPFDLEFSVLANLKQLFLVILGEVSKAGEAQELMLALADMAIGIFALESTVMRARKVYQAASDEKKDLLEAVVKVTTFERAGRFYLAAIRCGAYALKEDSLKPLQQEIARLSAYPAGGLLEAKQLLAETSTKSGKYIF, from the coding sequence ATGAAAGAAAAATTGGCCATGGGAGGAGAGTTTCTGCTCACCGACGCGGTCAATTATCACGTCTTTTCCCCAGAGGACTTCTCGTCGGAGCAGCGGCAGATCGCCGAAACCACCGAAGAGTTCATGCGTAAGGAAGTCCTTCCGGATCTTGATCGGATAGAAAGTCAGGATTTCGACCTGGTGCTCGAGAAGATGCGGGCATGCGCGGATTTAGGCCTTTTTCTGGTGGACATCCCCGAGGACTTCGGCGGCCTGGAGCTCGACAAGGCCACCAGCATGCTGCTGGCGGAGAAAATGGCGCCCGCGGGATCTTTCTCGATCACCTATTGCGGACAGACCGGCATCGGCTCCCTCCCCCTGGTTTACTATGGGACGATCCCGCAAAAGGAGCAGTATCTGGGAAAGCTCACTTCCGGAGAGTGGATCGGAGCCTATTGCCTGACCGAGCCCGATTGCGGCAGCGATCCTTTGAGTGCCCGGGCCACGGCCGTCCTGACGGAAGATGGCCGGCACTATATCCTCAACGGGGTCAAGCAGTTCATCACCAATGCGGCATTCGCCGATCTCTTCACCGTTTTCGCCAAGATAGACGGGAAACTCTTTTCGTCCTTTCTCGTGGAGAGAAGCTTTGAGGGTGTCTCCGTCGGTCCGGAAGAGCAGAAGATGGGACTGAAGGGCTCGTCCACGGCCCAGGTACTTCTGCAAGACGTCAGGGTCCCGGTGGAGAACCTGCTGGGAGAGGCGGGCAAAGGGCACAAGATCGCCTTCAATGTTCTCAACATCGGCCGGCTGAAGCTTGCCGCGACGACAACCGGAGTGGCCAAGAGCGCTTTTGCCGAGGCATCGGCCTATGCCGGCGAGAGAAAACAGTTCGGTCGGCCTATCGGAGATTTCGGAGCCATCCGGGAGAAACTGGCTGACCTGGCGGCCGCAACCTTTGCCTCCGAGTCGGTCGTTTACCGGGTAGCCGGTCTACTGGACGACCGCATCGCTTCGCTGGATCGCTCCGCGGCGGATTACCTGGATCAGTATCAGAAGGCCATCGAGGAATATGCCGGAGAGTGCGCCATCGCCAAGGTCTTCTGCAGCGAGGTCCTGGCGCATGTGGTCGATGAGGTGCTTCAGATTCACGGCGGGTACGGCTACATCAGAGACTACCCGGCAGAACGCTATTACCGGGACGAGCGCATCAACAGGATTTTCGAGGGGACAAACGAGATCAACCGGATTCTCATCCCTACCCTTCTGCTGCGCAGGGCCGAGAGCGGAAGATTAGATCTCCGGGGAAAGGTTGAAGAGGCGAAAGCCCGCGCCGGTGCGGAAAAAGTTCAGGAAGTCGGGGGGAAACCTTTCGACCTTGAGTTTTCGGTTCTGGCCAACCTCAAGCAGCTCTTTCTGGTGATTCTGGGAGAGGTTTCGAAAGCCGGGGAAGCCCAGGAGCTCATGCTGGCCCTGGCGGACATGGCCATCGGCATCTTCGCCCTGGAGAGCACCGTCATGCGGGCCCGCAAGGTCTACCAGGCGGCCAGCGACGAAAAAAAGGACCTCCTTGAAGCGGTCGTCAAGGTGACGACCTTTGAAAGAGCCGGACGCTTCTACCTGGCCGCCATCCGCTGCGGCGCCTATGCCCTGAAGGAGGATTCGCTGAAGCCCCTCCAGCAGGAGATCGCGCGCCTCTCGGCCTACCCTGCAGGAGGTCTGCTGGAAGCCAAACAACTGCTGGCGGAAACATCGACAAAGTCGGGCAAATATATATTTTAA
- a CDS encoding pyridoxamine 5'-phosphate oxidase family protein yields the protein MLDSRTVRELINDPHRIGIVATTDREGNPNAAVFGSVRMPDEMTVTMALGDTRTAQNLLETGKAVFMSVLPHEEPMKTQGCRVYLKVRLMEKEGPYLDAAKARVAAEANERAAGMIKYAVFFDVESTRPLIDWSPNK from the coding sequence ATGCTCGACTCCAGAACGGTCAGGGAACTCATCAACGATCCTCACCGGATCGGCATCGTCGCCACCACCGATCGGGAGGGAAATCCCAATGCCGCCGTCTTCGGCTCCGTCCGCATGCCGGACGAGATGACGGTGACCATGGCCCTGGGAGACACCCGCACCGCCCAGAACCTTCTCGAGACCGGCAAGGCCGTTTTCATGAGCGTACTGCCTCACGAGGAACCGATGAAAACACAAGGCTGCCGGGTTTATCTCAAGGTCCGACTCATGGAGAAGGAGGGGCCCTATCTCGATGCTGCGAAGGCGCGGGTGGCGGCGGAGGCCAACGAAAGGGCCGCCGGCATGATCAAGTATGCTGTCTTCTTCGATGTCGAATCAACCCGTCCGCTTATCGACTGGAGTCCGAATAAATAG